In Leptospira congkakensis, one DNA window encodes the following:
- the recR gene encoding recombination mediator RecR yields the protein MEGSHLSDPQFQKLIQSFSSLPGIGKKSATRIGFHILRMDPSTFQTWLSNIEEAKAKLRFCDECGGLTEDAVCSICLSDRREKGILCVVEQPEDIFFIENTKEYVGKYHVLNGAISPLDGIGPDQLRIRQLMERLEDGEIKEVLIATNPTLEGDATASYLSTVIKPMEIKITRIAHGITIGGTLEYSDQYTLGKAIKSRLTL from the coding sequence ATGGAGGGTTCCCACCTGTCTGATCCGCAATTTCAAAAACTAATCCAATCTTTTTCAAGCCTTCCTGGAATCGGAAAAAAAAGTGCTACAAGAATTGGGTTTCATATTTTACGAATGGATCCTTCCACATTTCAAACATGGTTGTCCAATATTGAAGAAGCCAAAGCCAAACTTCGATTTTGCGACGAGTGTGGCGGTCTAACAGAAGATGCCGTTTGTTCTATCTGTTTATCCGACAGAAGAGAGAAAGGAATTCTATGTGTTGTTGAACAACCAGAGGATATTTTCTTTATCGAAAACACAAAAGAATATGTAGGAAAATATCATGTACTCAACGGTGCCATTTCTCCGTTAGATGGAATTGGTCCGGATCAACTACGAATCCGCCAACTAATGGAACGTTTGGAAGACGGAGAAATCAAAGAAGTTCTGATTGCAACGAACCCAACATTAGAAGGGGACGCTACCGCATCCTACCTTTCCACTGTGATCAAACCAATGGAAATCAAAATCACAAGAATTGCACATGGAATCACCATTGGTGGAACTTTAGAATATTCCGACCAATACACTTTGGGCAAAGCGATTAAGTCTAGACTAACACTTTAA
- a CDS encoding OmpA family protein encodes MPYSFFPKLNSNRKPNLRSSDALIFKTPIVEGRCYTQYGYPAHSGDYAFCRKETINDSYANLGYSHSHMDNIDGLAWGNRRSAYISESITQWKKKTIQYMLNLKFSFVSLYLFLSFFVLFSHPVYSQRQGSEPSLVVAPIQGPINTEFQEFGPTMTPDAKTLYFYSKRSSKGYTEIFKSERKKDGTWDFPEEVDVLNSPFDDQSPFISRDGKTLLLSSNRDGSVEVMLPDGKVGISRDLYVSNWNGKEWGNPVALPSPINTEDIEENPHLLGDTLLFTRYPFGKPNLAKVYYSQYKDDKWSTPKLLPSPINDNYATIAAAFNDDGSILFFSSNRPGGYGGFDLYMAKIDGDSFKDIENFGAPINSSEDEAYIVFQQVKKTFLFCRRVDGRSFDLFTASVPKQENIVQKKLEETKKISLDSVYFERASSVLKPESSVPLDAIVDYLHENSDKRMKIIGHTDLTGTFEDNMVLSKERADSVKQYLVSKGVDPKRLVTDGKGPTQPVVQGTDESSSKKNRRTEFVLTDP; translated from the coding sequence ATGCCCTATTCGTTTTTTCCAAAACTTAATTCCAATCGCAAACCAAATCTCCGATCGTCAGATGCACTTATTTTTAAAACGCCAATCGTTGAAGGGCGGTGTTATACGCAATACGGATATCCTGCCCATTCGGGGGATTATGCGTTCTGCAGAAAAGAAACAATAAATGACAGTTATGCGAATCTCGGTTATTCCCATTCTCATATGGATAATATAGATGGTCTAGCTTGGGGAAATAGGCGCAGTGCGTATATTTCCGAGAGTATCACCCAGTGGAAAAAAAAGACCATTCAATATATGCTGAATTTAAAATTTTCCTTTGTTTCATTATATCTATTCTTATCCTTTTTTGTTTTATTCTCTCATCCTGTTTATAGCCAAAGGCAAGGTAGTGAACCATCTTTGGTTGTGGCTCCCATCCAAGGTCCCATCAATACAGAATTTCAAGAATTTGGTCCGACGATGACACCCGATGCCAAAACTTTATATTTTTATTCGAAACGCTCCAGTAAAGGTTATACGGAAATTTTTAAATCAGAACGAAAAAAAGATGGGACTTGGGATTTTCCAGAAGAAGTAGATGTTTTGAATTCTCCTTTTGATGACCAAAGCCCATTTATCTCTCGCGATGGAAAAACTCTATTGTTATCCTCAAATCGAGATGGGTCCGTAGAAGTAATGTTACCTGATGGGAAAGTAGGAATTTCTAGAGACTTGTATGTTTCCAATTGGAATGGAAAAGAATGGGGTAACCCAGTTGCCTTACCAAGTCCCATCAATACAGAGGATATAGAAGAAAATCCGCATCTTTTAGGAGATACTTTACTTTTTACAAGATATCCTTTTGGTAAACCAAATCTTGCTAAAGTGTATTATAGCCAATACAAAGATGATAAATGGTCTACACCAAAACTTTTACCCTCACCAATTAATGATAATTATGCGACTATTGCTGCAGCCTTTAATGATGATGGTAGTATTTTATTTTTTTCCTCGAATCGCCCCGGTGGTTACGGTGGATTTGATTTATACATGGCAAAAATAGATGGAGATTCCTTTAAGGATATTGAGAATTTTGGTGCTCCTATCAACTCGAGTGAAGACGAAGCTTATATCGTTTTCCAGCAGGTGAAAAAAACATTTTTGTTTTGTAGAAGAGTGGATGGACGGTCGTTTGATCTCTTCACGGCCTCTGTCCCAAAACAGGAAAACATTGTACAAAAGAAACTAGAGGAAACCAAAAAAATCTCTTTGGATTCCGTATATTTTGAAAGGGCTTCGTCTGTTTTGAAACCAGAATCATCAGTTCCTTTGGACGCCATCGTTGATTATCTACATGAAAATTCTGACAAAAGGATGAAAATCATAGGCCATACAGATTTAACAGGAACGTTTGAGGACAACATGGTTTTGTCGAAGGAACGAGCAGACTCCGTTAAACAGTATTTAGTCTCTAAAGGTGTGGATCCAAAGCGACTTGTGACAGATGGAAAGGGACCAACACAACCCGTTGTCCAAGGAACAGATGAATCCTCGTCCAAAAAAAATCGGCGAACTGAATTTGTATTAACCGATCCTTAA
- a CDS encoding nucleoside deaminase, producing MEAFDSFLKRYSEAVSNHPDEIPSYSEIITRDGKLVSSAFNSVEQTLNPTKHSEILAIENALSQTEDRYLTDHILITALEPCLLCAGAILRVKVPEVVYFVQAKPGEGISSYTTESIYLLNHFPKCTLIPRSHIKFEFLSFFKEKR from the coding sequence GTGGAAGCATTCGACTCGTTTCTAAAACGATACTCGGAAGCGGTTTCCAACCATCCTGACGAAATTCCCTCTTATTCAGAAATCATTACTAGAGATGGCAAACTAGTATCCTCGGCTTTTAATTCCGTCGAACAAACATTAAATCCAACAAAACACAGTGAAATCCTCGCGATAGAAAACGCTCTTTCTCAAACGGAAGATCGTTATCTCACAGATCATATTTTGATTACAGCACTTGAACCATGTTTACTTTGTGCGGGTGCTATTTTACGAGTGAAAGTTCCAGAAGTAGTCTACTTTGTGCAAGCAAAGCCCGGAGAAGGAATTTCTTCCTACACAACAGAATCCATTTATTTACTAAATCACTTTCCCAAGTGTACACTCATTCCAAGATCCCACATAAAATTTGAATTTCTGAGTTTTTTCAAAGAGAAAAGGTAG
- the serS gene encoding serine--tRNA ligase translates to MLDINRIVQNPEELLSTLQKRGVTSTDIEAKIKSVSEKQHKLKLEVEGLRAERNRVSKEIGIQKSQGKDITEISASMKGVGDQIKAIEEELTKQEESLHDLNLGLPNLLDPSVPEGKSEADNVLVRQWGEVPKLSFEAKTHFDIGETLGIFDFERGVKLSGARFYTYRGLGAKLERALMNLMLDTHTSENGYEEMWVPVLVNDESMTATGQLPKFAEDFYRLEKDGLNLIPTAEVPLTNYYRDEIISEKELPISVCAHTSCFRREAGSYGRDTRGLVRVHQFQKVELVKFVEPETSQNEHEKMLQDAESILQKLKLPYRVMLLCSKDMSSASSKTYDIEVWMPGLGRFMEISSVSNFKDYQARRGKIRYKSKEGKNLLVHTLNGSGLAIGRTLAAVIENYQSEDGTFQIPDVLKPYIR, encoded by the coding sequence ATGCTTGATATCAACCGTATTGTTCAAAACCCTGAAGAGTTACTTTCCACCTTACAAAAACGAGGTGTAACATCTACTGACATTGAAGCTAAAATTAAATCTGTCTCCGAAAAACAACATAAGTTAAAATTGGAAGTCGAAGGCCTTCGTGCAGAAAGGAATCGAGTTTCGAAAGAAATTGGAATTCAGAAATCACAAGGCAAAGACATCACAGAAATTTCAGCTTCGATGAAAGGTGTTGGTGATCAGATCAAAGCAATTGAAGAAGAACTAACCAAACAAGAAGAATCTTTGCATGATCTCAATTTAGGACTTCCGAACTTACTCGATCCTTCTGTTCCGGAAGGAAAATCGGAAGCGGATAATGTGCTCGTCCGTCAATGGGGAGAAGTTCCTAAACTTTCTTTTGAAGCAAAAACTCATTTTGATATTGGGGAAACTTTAGGTATCTTCGACTTCGAACGCGGAGTGAAACTTTCTGGTGCTAGATTTTATACATATCGCGGACTTGGTGCCAAACTGGAAAGAGCACTTATGAATCTAATGCTCGATACTCATACTTCTGAAAATGGATATGAAGAGATGTGGGTTCCGGTTCTTGTGAATGATGAATCCATGACGGCCACGGGACAACTTCCAAAGTTTGCGGAAGATTTTTACCGATTGGAAAAAGACGGACTCAATTTGATTCCAACTGCGGAAGTTCCTCTCACCAATTATTACCGGGATGAAATCATTTCTGAAAAAGAATTACCTATTTCAGTTTGTGCGCATACTTCGTGTTTTCGCAGAGAAGCTGGATCTTACGGGCGTGATACACGCGGTCTTGTGCGAGTACACCAATTTCAAAAAGTGGAACTTGTGAAGTTCGTCGAACCGGAAACTTCCCAAAACGAACACGAAAAGATGCTTCAAGATGCCGAATCCATTTTGCAGAAGTTGAAACTCCCTTATCGAGTGATGTTACTTTGTAGTAAAGATATGTCCAGTGCTTCCTCCAAAACCTACGATATCGAAGTTTGGATGCCGGGACTTGGACGTTTTATGGAAATTTCCTCTGTTTCTAACTTCAAAGACTATCAAGCAAGACGCGGAAAAATTCGATACAAGTCAAAGGAAGGAAAAAACCTGCTCGTCCATACTCTGAACGGTTCCGGTCTTGCGATCGGTCGAACACTCGCAGCAGTGATTGAAAATTACCAATCGGAAGATGGAACCTTCCAAATTCCGGATGTATTGAAACCTTACATCCGTTAG
- the dnaX gene encoding DNA polymerase III subunit gamma/tau, protein MSENHQVLFRKYRPQFFRDVIYQDLAVGSLQNAFKSKKIGHAYIFIGPRGVGKTTIARILAKRLNCERPDGVEPCNECTSCLEITKGNSNDVFEIDAASNSGVDNIRELRENVKFNAMGGKYRVYILDEVHMLSGAAFNALLKTLEEPPAHVVFILATTEYHKIPETILSRCQDFHFRKVPVTVLQNYIETLCEKENLKYDSEGLFWIAKKGDGSVRDTLSFMEQAVIFTDGNLTGVKLRKMIGYHGIDTFTDFLNQILDSSQSAQIFETLENLFQAGIDLGKFVWDFIEFLNSLLLIKDNLADRESINIPQEDLQKLKQNYRELDREVLVLLAERIFSVHEKLNLMKLRSSYEMKVYLEIQFRKLILDREKPSISGLLAKISELTKLVQGDISHIPDNLETPKKAATATTTATQKQDTVTNTQPEPTKTIPEKPVENREPEIKQPSQPKPNLDVEIKQTSEPKPNPPKPAATTQSSPEDMEKLLKEKFSGMEVDPNQFKNL, encoded by the coding sequence ATGAGCGAAAACCACCAAGTACTCTTTCGAAAATACAGACCCCAATTCTTTCGCGACGTCATTTACCAAGACCTTGCTGTTGGTTCCTTACAAAATGCATTTAAATCAAAAAAGATTGGCCATGCTTATATTTTCATAGGCCCTCGAGGTGTTGGTAAAACCACCATTGCAAGAATTTTGGCAAAACGTCTGAACTGCGAGAGACCAGATGGAGTAGAACCTTGTAACGAATGTACTTCTTGTTTAGAAATCACAAAAGGAAATTCGAATGACGTATTTGAAATCGATGCTGCTTCCAACAGTGGTGTGGATAATATCCGCGAGTTACGTGAAAACGTAAAATTCAATGCAATGGGTGGAAAGTATCGAGTTTATATTTTGGATGAGGTGCATATGCTGAGTGGAGCTGCTTTTAATGCTCTCCTCAAAACCTTAGAAGAACCGCCAGCCCATGTTGTTTTTATTTTAGCTACTACCGAATATCATAAAATTCCAGAAACAATTCTATCTCGTTGCCAAGACTTTCATTTTAGAAAAGTGCCTGTTACTGTTTTACAAAATTACATCGAAACTCTTTGTGAAAAAGAGAATTTGAAATACGATTCAGAAGGATTGTTCTGGATTGCAAAAAAAGGTGATGGTTCCGTTCGCGACACACTTTCCTTTATGGAACAAGCTGTTATTTTTACAGATGGAAACCTAACAGGCGTCAAGCTTAGAAAAATGATTGGGTATCATGGAATTGATACCTTTACCGATTTTTTAAATCAAATTCTAGATTCTTCGCAAAGTGCACAGATTTTTGAAACTCTCGAAAATCTTTTCCAAGCAGGAATTGATCTTGGTAAGTTTGTTTGGGATTTTATCGAATTTTTGAATTCTCTCCTTCTCATCAAAGACAATTTAGCAGATAGAGAATCAATTAACATCCCTCAAGAGGATTTACAAAAATTAAAACAAAACTACAGGGAACTTGATCGTGAAGTTTTAGTTTTACTTGCAGAACGTATTTTTTCCGTACATGAAAAATTGAATTTGATGAAACTTCGCAGTTCTTACGAAATGAAAGTTTATTTAGAAATTCAGTTTCGTAAGTTGATCTTAGATCGAGAAAAACCAAGTATATCAGGACTACTCGCAAAAATTTCGGAACTCACCAAACTCGTCCAAGGTGATATCTCTCATATCCCTGACAATTTAGAGACTCCCAAAAAAGCGGCTACCGCAACTACTACTGCTACACAAAAACAAGATACTGTAACGAACACACAACCAGAACCAACAAAAACCATTCCGGAAAAACCAGTAGAAAATCGAGAACCGGAAATTAAACAACCTTCGCAGCCGAAACCAAATTTGGATGTAGAAATAAAACAAACGTCTGAACCAAAACCAAATCCTCCGAAACCAGCCGCGACAACACAATCCAGCCCAGAAGATATGGAAAAACTTTTGAAAGAAAAATTCTCGGGAATGGAAGTTGACCCCAACCAATTTAAGAATTTATAA
- a CDS encoding YbaB/EbfC family nucleoid-associated protein, with protein sequence MFDQMKQMREAFSQLGNIKEKQEELSKRLSGIRVTASAGAGMVEVTATADGILTNLNINPIMFNADDKKMLEDLILSATNEVQRKAKETMAHEMKNVLGFNPSDFEGVFNQMQKDGGFPPV encoded by the coding sequence ATTTTTGATCAAATGAAACAAATGCGAGAAGCATTCTCGCAACTCGGTAACATCAAAGAAAAACAGGAAGAACTTTCCAAACGCCTCTCTGGAATTCGAGTCACTGCTTCGGCAGGAGCAGGAATGGTAGAGGTAACAGCAACTGCTGACGGAATTCTAACTAATCTCAACATAAATCCTATTATGTTCAATGCAGATGATAAAAAGATGTTAGAAGATTTGATCCTTTCTGCAACAAACGAGGTGCAAAGGAAAGCCAAAGAAACAATGGCTCATGAAATGAAAAACGTTCTAGGATTCAACCCTAGCGACTTTGAAGGTGTTTTCAACCAAATGCAAAAGGATGGAGGGTTCCCACCTGTCTGA
- a CDS encoding substrate-binding periplasmic protein: MLPLLWIRNFGFVSVFTVFFSLSISAEPSQILEKIKKTKTLTVSVNEFYDPFYIENPNPNFPGLDVELAQEYAKFLDVDLKIIPLRTFDQHARMLEKGDTQIAMAGLSSSINRFKDVYFSDPYLISTPAALVNRTALPPEPEGQIVTVQLFRNLNDLTNITGISYSVLANSSNHQFLRDAFPKAQIFSYFTNEAALNELKKNNVNAFVADSFYIQALLQKDSSLRANYLPILGIVQEDHISMATAKRDVEFLYNLNFFIKELKRTGKIQGLINKYFKSNQWVKKE, translated from the coding sequence ATGTTACCTCTTCTATGGATTCGGAATTTTGGATTTGTTTCCGTTTTTACAGTTTTTTTCTCCTTATCTATTTCTGCAGAGCCGAGCCAGATTTTAGAAAAAATAAAAAAAACTAAAACTCTCACTGTCTCGGTAAATGAATTTTACGATCCATTTTACATTGAAAATCCGAATCCCAATTTTCCTGGATTAGATGTAGAACTTGCCCAAGAGTATGCAAAATTCCTGGATGTAGATTTAAAAATTATTCCTCTTCGAACCTTTGACCAACACGCAAGAATGTTAGAAAAGGGTGATACTCAAATAGCGATGGCAGGACTTTCGTCGTCTATCAATCGCTTTAAAGATGTTTATTTTTCTGATCCTTATTTGATTTCGACACCGGCAGCACTAGTCAACAGGACAGCACTTCCTCCAGAACCAGAAGGACAAATTGTGACTGTTCAGTTGTTTCGAAATTTGAATGACCTAACAAACATTACGGGAATTTCTTATTCGGTATTAGCAAATAGTTCTAATCACCAGTTCCTTAGAGATGCTTTTCCAAAGGCTCAGATTTTTTCTTATTTCACTAATGAAGCGGCTTTAAACGAACTAAAGAAAAATAATGTAAATGCATTCGTTGCAGATTCGTTTTATATTCAAGCACTTCTACAAAAAGATTCTTCTCTTCGAGCTAACTATTTACCAATTTTGGGCATTGTGCAAGAAGATCATATCAGTATGGCTACAGCAAAACGAGATGTAGAATTTCTTTATAATTTAAATTTCTTTATCAAAGAACTGAAACGTACAGGGAAAATCCAAGGTTTGATTAACAAATATTTTAAATCCAATCAGTGGGTAAAAAAAGAATAA
- a CDS encoding TatD family hydrolase — MGYSTIDTHCHLDIIREQGQEIEETLAKSRMAGVDRMVQIGIDLPSSVEAVRISETHSKDDLEIFYSIGCHPTETHEFPNADQILDLAKSRMDDPKFSAIGEIGVDLYHDASTRLAQNEVLRKFLEFSSEYKLPVVIHSRDAFEDTYAALKEYKSKAFGVIHCFTYDYEAAKQFVDLGYYVSFSGIVTFKSATDIQEAARKIPLETILIETDAPFLSPMPHRGKRNDSSHLPFVLEKMFSLRTETNAEVADRIYQNSLKFTQRKAYHHA, encoded by the coding sequence ATGGGATATTCAACCATTGACACTCATTGCCACTTAGACATAATTCGGGAACAAGGCCAAGAGATTGAAGAAACTCTGGCGAAATCCCGAATGGCTGGTGTAGACCGCATGGTTCAGATTGGGATTGATTTGCCAAGTTCTGTTGAGGCTGTTCGTATTTCAGAAACTCATTCGAAAGATGATTTAGAAATTTTCTATTCCATTGGTTGTCACCCAACGGAAACTCATGAATTCCCTAATGCGGATCAAATTTTAGATTTAGCAAAATCCCGAATGGATGATCCAAAATTTTCTGCGATTGGTGAAATTGGTGTCGATCTCTATCATGATGCGAGTACTCGTTTGGCACAGAATGAAGTGTTACGTAAATTTTTAGAATTTTCTTCTGAATATAAATTACCTGTAGTGATCCATTCTCGTGATGCCTTCGAAGATACATACGCTGCATTGAAAGAATACAAATCAAAAGCTTTTGGTGTGATTCATTGTTTTACTTATGATTATGAAGCCGCAAAACAATTTGTGGATTTAGGTTACTATGTTTCTTTTTCTGGAATTGTAACTTTTAAGTCAGCAACGGATATCCAAGAAGCAGCACGAAAGATTCCACTAGAAACTATCTTGATAGAAACAGATGCTCCTTTTTTATCACCGATGCCACATAGAGGAAAACGTAATGATTCTTCGCATTTACCATTTGTTCTTGAGAAGATGTTTTCCTTACGAACAGAAACCAATGCAGAAGTAGCAGATCGCATTTATCAAAATTCATTAAAATTCACACAAAGAAAGGCTTATCACCATGCTTGA